The sequence tgtgcgtgtgtgcgtgtgtgtgtgtgtgtgtgtgtgtgtgtgtgtgtgtgtgtgtgtgtgtgtgtgtgtgtgtgtgtgtgtgtgtgtgtgtgtgtgtaaacgtTGCCTTATAATCTAGCTTTCAAGTTAGAAATCGATTGATCACATTGAActaacaaatgcaaacaataatACTTTAGAGGATCCAAACTTTACGACcttataaatagaaataatttgACTTTCACGCCAGACACTTCGCTAGGCGTGGCAATTAACCCGTATTACCTTGTTCCTGTCTTGCTATTTCAGCAGCATCTAGAGCTTCAATCGACTTCTCATCTGCAATCTTTGCTGCCTTCTGCGCGTTCTTAACAGCCAATTCGGCTCTCCCTACCGCATCAGAGGCGTCAGCGATCTCCACCAGCTCATCACACTTCCAAACACCCTGCAGTCAATCCAACACATGAAAAGTgaaatgcagacagacagacagacagatggacagacagacggacagatgaacaggcagacatacagatggacagacatacagacagacagacagacagacagacagacagacagagaccgACAGACCAactatatgacagacagacaggcacgaacgcacacgcacgcacgcacgcacacacacacacacacacacacacacacacacacacacacacacacacctccttgCTCGTTCCGTCCCGCGAATAGAACCGCCCCAGACCGTCATACGAGTCCCTACACCAATGTCCGGCATACCTCTCACCAGACGACACGGCAAACACTCCATACCCGTCACTGCAACATCAACCTGTCTACCACATCAACACACCATCTCTTCCTCCTTAGCACCTCACCACTTCCCGTTGACGTACTCGCCTTCATACTGTCGTCCCTTCAGACGGTTGGTGAGCACGGCCAGACCGTGCAGTTGCTCTTCTCGCCATTCGCCGGCGAATTTGGATCCGTCGGCTGCTGAGAAGACGCCGTAGCCATGCGGGAATCCGCGCTGCCACTCGCCCTCATAGAAACTGGTGTCTGTGAACACGCCCCTGCCTAGGCCTGTCATTGCGTCTGATTGGGTGGAATGTTGAAAGTTGCTGTTCCACTCGCCTTCGTAATGGAGACCGTCGTCTCGCGAGAAGACGCGGTACGACATTGCGTGTGGTCGAGATGAAGACGGCCTCACACTACGACGGCACCGCGGAGTGAAGGTGTGGGCGTGGAGTGTCCGGTAGTTGTAGCTCAGCGTGGGAGGTAACTGAGAAATGCGCGTCCGGGCACGCAAGAGAGCCTGggtgtacgaggctaggtAGTATATGGCTCTGTAGtaatatacagacttggacaaaactatagggacaccccgctgtgggtatgtagtaacacaataattaggtcacaatttaccaactatcaataattgttaagaacttaatagttaccgcgttgattgttaagtttcttgagaatattgtagaccctaaattgttttctttacgttttgcattgcggaaaacgagacctaaaagtgtatgacgtcatgactgcgtaagcgtcgtaagttagactctctctcattttgtttagtggcttttaaaaaagtcggttttaataacgcgaaggaaaatagaagcccttcaccagttcctcagtaccgagtgttcctgcctctcgccctcctgattgagtccagacgtcgcggaacactttctgccaagttccggacacacgcggctggaatctgctgccacgcctcttgtagagaATTCcgcagttctcggttcgcgatggttggcagcagttttgagttcatgccacaagttctcgattgggaTCAATGGTACAATACACACCCCCAGCTAAATGGGGTGCGTATTCTTCTAGCCTCTAGGATACAACGCGCACCCTACTATTTACATACCAGCAAAAACAAAAGTGATATCAATATATCCTGCACACGCCTACTTTATGAAACATTACACTCTTGTCCGCGCGCGCAGAGTCTAGAGTATGAGAATATTTCTTGTTGTGCAAAGTTTACAGAATTACAAAGTAGCTAGGCTATGCTGGAACGGTTCAACTAAACTACAAACTCTACCTAACTCTACTGAGTCAAGAAGTGAGACAATGCTAGGAATGTCAGTGAGGTTACCGCGGTATCGGGTATCGCGCTGCTAAGTCAGCAACGTTGTTTTGTAAAGCTTGCTGCCTTGTTTTGCCATACCTCTCCCTCCACATAAACTCGTCGGACTGCTGATCTACTACATAAACCTGAACGGACTACTGATCAACCTGCAATTTGGCGCGACAATCTGCAGAATTTGCTTATTATCCCGGATAAGGGTGTAATGTTTCATAAAGTAGGCGTGTACAGGATATATTGCTAGTATGTAAATAGCTTGCTAGCTAGCTAGGGTGCGCTTTGTACTGTCTCTTGcataattataaatccacCCTACCTGTTGTACATTTCATTGTGTTTTGACAGCCTAGTCAGTCACAGA is a genomic window of Corticium candelabrum chromosome 11, ooCorCand1.1, whole genome shotgun sequence containing:
- the LOC134186494 gene encoding MORN repeat-containing protein 4-like, which encodes MSYRVFSRDDGLHYEGEWNSNFQHSTQSDAMTGLGRGVFTDTSFYEGEWQRGFPHGYGVFSAADGSKFAGEWREEQLHGLAVLTNRLKGRQYEGEYVNGKCDGYGVFAVSSGERYAGHWCRDSYDGLGRFYSRDGTSKEGVWKCDELVEIADASDAVGRAELAVKNAQKAAKIADEKSIEALDAAEIARQEQEAADAAELSASILEGRAYRALYQYDARSEDEASVEEGDIIINAESVDDPLWFRGQVQRTGQMGLIPLEYVEQIVSEE